Part of the Triticum urartu cultivar G1812 chromosome 2, Tu2.1, whole genome shotgun sequence genome, AGGACCCCGCCTTCCTGGAGGCGTGGAAGAAGGTGACAACAATCATCGAGCCCCCCCAGACGCCCATGTCGGCCATGAAGCCCCGCCCGCCCACGCCGGCCTCCATTCCCTCCAAGCTCACCGTCAACTTCGTCCTCCCCTACAAGTCCGAGATCACCGACAAGGAGGTATATCGTCGTAACCTCCCCCGTTGTCCCACCTCCCGATCTCAGATCTGTGCGTGTGCGTCTAGGGTTCCGACCGTTCGCACGATCTTGCGGCCGTTTTTCCTTTTTCGGTCGGAGATCAGGGGCGTGTGGAGAGGGGCCTTTATGATCTGGTTCATCCCGCGGGATGGTGGAATCCTAGGGGCGATTTGGTTAGGAACCACGAATGTTCCTTGTATGGTCTTGTCATGGGATGCTTTTGTTCATGTCATTGTTCAGGTGGAATGGTTGTGTTGGGTCGCTTGTTGCGCTTGATCCTGTGCATGGGTGCGCTTCAGTTTGTAGTCTGCGTGAGATTGTTGGATTATATCAGTTAATCTCATGTCCCTGTGGGTAAGCCCGATCATTCCAAACCTCACCTTTTGGAGTGCCATGCACCATATGACTTATATGTTGATTGACTGTACTGAGTAGAACATGTGTCCTCCTAATGGTTATTGCCGTCCACAAGGACCTGCAGTTTTCACTTGGGGCTGTGGATGCTTTAATTGTAAGCACTTTAGATTTCTGCTAGCATCTTCAGGCCGTAAAATTCTTAGTGGCGTCCTAGTAAACTTCTATGATCTTCTTTTTCAATTTGTACCGTGAGGATTGGACATGCCTCTTTGTGGGTATCCTTATGTTTTTCTTCTCCCAAGCTTCTACCCCAGTGCCTAGATTAAGTATTAGTCCGATAAAACGGATTTTCTTTATTATTTCGCATTTAGAGGCTGTTTGGATTGGCGCCCCAGGCTGCCAAGCCAAAATATTGGCGTTGACCGGGTACATGGGAACCGTTTGGATCGAAGCCAATTCTTTGGCGTGCCCTGACTACCTCCAGctttctactccctctgtcccataatgtaagacgctttttgactagtgtagtgtcaaaaaacgtcttacattataggacggagggagtagttcattTTTTTGCCAACTACCGGCCAGGGTGTGAGCGGCAGAAAGCAGCGCCAATATTTTGGCTCGCCCATGCATTGGCAGGGTTAGCATATGCAATATCTAAACAGCCCCTTGGTGCTCTGTTTGCTTTCTGGTTTGTTCCTTTGTTGTGATATGGTTCATTATTCTTATTTTTTAGCTGTAGTTTGGAGCCTTGTTAGTGGATCTAGGACAATAGGGCTACATTTATGAGTTGTGAACTTCTGATCACATGATAtggtgcaccgttgctacagtagTTGGACCAATATTAATGTTTAACGACATTTGCCCTCGCTGACATTAACTCATAATACCTGTTGTCAATTTTCTTGATTGAGATAACCTTCATTCACTTACTGCACTGTTTTGCACAAACAGTCTGTGTGTCTGGAACAATCATAACATTCTCCCATGATATATTCTCTTGACCTTTTCTGGTAGCAATGCCCCGGTACAGTTTCCAGTTTACCTATGAATGTTTCTGTATTATTCTTAATGTATCAAAGACATGTCATGAGTTGCTTAAATACTACTCCGCCTGATCTTGTATAAATGTTGTGGGAAAACTACTGAGGCAGGTACTACTCATAGTATAACTTGCAACTGTTTTTGGGGATCAGAGGGAGTAGCATCTTTTATTGCGATGAGTGGGTTTCTTGAACTAGGAGTAGAACATGCTCTAATCTGTGTCAAATCATGATATGAATAATTAAATTGTCAGACGGCAAGAAGGTGAATTTATGGTCTGATGTACCAAGCGTTTCTTAAACTTAATCTACAGTTAATAATATTTACTTTAAGTTACCTAGTGTCTTTGGTTATCTGATTCTTTTTCTGAGTCTTTGAATTTACTTTTTTTAGGTTTCCAATTTTGTTATTAGCTATCAATTTTATTGTTGCTATTTGTCTGATAAGTAATTTTGGTGTTCGAGGTAAGTAAATTTTGTGATGCTGCATTTTTGGTGGGAGAAGGTCGGAGAATGATTTTCAAATTGTGTACATTGATTTCCTATATGCTTATGCTCGTGTAAAGTGCTACTCTTGATCATTGGTATGGTCTTGTGTTTTTGTCACTAATTCATATTGTTTGGCTATTGTCAGGTTGACATGGTAATGGTACCGGCTACAACTGGCTTGATGGGTATTTTGCCAGGCCATGTTTCCACAATTGCAGAGCTCAAGCCTGGTGTTATGTCTGTACATGAGGGAAATGATGTTACAAAGTACTTTGTGAGCAGTGGCTTTGCATTCATCCATGCAAACTCCATTGCTGATGTTGTGGCTGTTGAGGCTGTCCCCCTTGATCAGATTGACCAAAGCTTGGTCCAGAAAGGTCTTGCTGAATTCACTGCCAAGCTTGGATCAGCCTCGACTGACCTAGAGAAGGCGGAAGCTCAGATCGGAGTGGATGTTCACAGTGCGCTCAGTGCTGCATTGACTGGTTGATGATGAGATCTTACATTTTTATGTCCTTTTCATCCGCATCTTTAGAATGTGAGTCGAAGTCCGCAAACTCATGAACGAGGGTGGAGGGAATGATCTTAAATAAATTATACTCCATCTCAAAGAAAGACTTGTTTCTTCCTGCGAGGATTTTTGTAATGGTAATATTTTCCTGTGTTCCAAAATCCAGTGCCGCCTTCGGTTTTTATTTCTTCATTTCAAATGGAATTGATTGATTTCCATTTCATAATTGCAGTCAAATTGTCAAAATATAATCGAAGTTATTTTTTTTCATGTTTGTGATGTTGTGGTTCCTGGTGAGTTGAATTCTTCAAAATTGTGCATGTTTTTATCAACCCATGATGAGACATGTTGTCATGTTCTGTGTATCTATGATGTCTATTTCCTCGCTAAAACGTATGAAAGGTACATTTTGCCACAATGGATGGTAACATTGAATAGTAACATAAACATAACATATGTGTGATAACGTATatcacttcatttattaggctatagacacaTTTTGcattgatatgtgtgatgttattCATAGTACTAataactagctatgttactaccttcctctctttcttcatttattacttgccacatcatctatttcaTCTAGATATATGTGATGTTACTACATATGTTACTGAGATTCATGCAGTTGGTTATATTCTCATTGGTATACAGACGTGGGCCATTGCCAGTCTTGGACGAGCAGATATTACTAACTACTAAGCATACGGTCTGTTTGGTTTACAAGGTTCAGTTCACGGTTTTCTAGTTTGTACGGTATTAACATTTTGGTAAATCTATACCTACCTATTAATAAAGTGGCTATTGCTTCTATCCGTCTGTCATCCTTTCTAAAAACCCCTACGTTTGATGTTAATTAACCTGCAGTCCCCCTCTGGTAATTAACCAGTAGTACACAGTGACAGGAAATTAAAGAGAAGCCCCTTGACATTTTGGTGAATCAACCCAAGGTCCATCTAAAACTAATGTTTTTAAAAAATATACTACATATCTTTTAAACACCAACTTCAattttaacatgttatatataaattttgattagaaaaatgtgtagaatctgaatatgatgttattttacttgttaaacatttttaaaatgctACTTGTGGTGTGATTTTAATCAATATCGCATGATCCGTCTTTTTTTTCCTATTGACATTGATCTGGATTGTAAATGAGCACCTCAACAAAACCATATTGGAGACGAAAGAAACCAATAATAACAATGCATTCACGCCTCATCAAAATCTCGcatgaaaaataaataaatttctCATATTATGCCAAGAGAGACACATTTGGATTGAGCACATTCAAATGCATTATGGTTATGTGAGCACCGAAGCCACCGTCAACGAGGGTGGGAAGGAGTATAAGCAACACAAATAAGATGTCATGTTGAAATAAAGAGCATGAACCTATTGAGGTCTTGGGTTATGATTATTAAGTTAGGGTCGTGTGGTATTTTTTCTTCTTCCGTTGCAACGGACATGCTCATATTAGCAGCCCATCTATTTTGTTAATATTAGCAAAatagttattctgataacactttcGCACTGCACACTCAATGCAAGGGCACTGTACTTTCTGTAGCAAGGGTACTCCAATACAGAGAATAGTGAACTTCGTGTCGGAAAAAACTGCACATAGTATTTTTTCGATACCTTTTTTGCTCTAGTTTTTTAACCGTTTATCGAAACGAAGCGTGTAATATACGgttggaaagctatggattaGGCGTAACTTCgtcatgttgaacacttttcgaaATTCCccacggtttaagagcagttttgaaaacgaTGCGGCGCACGacgagtggcagcgagcgttTTTTCGCGTTTTTTCTAAACCGCTCGTCGGAATGAAGCATATGATACACGGTTGGAAAGATATCGTCGAGGCACATCTTTTTCATATCTATTATTTTCTTTAATTCGTTacagtttaagagcagttttaaatTTACTAAATTGCGGAATtcagtttttttttgaaatttttgcaattttcggtactgttttcgctTCAGTTTTTGAACCGTTTGCTCAAACGAGGCGTATGACACGCCGTCAGAAACCTACGGACGAGGCACAACTTTCATATGTTGAAGTATTTTTGAGATTCCTTACATTTTTAAGTTAAATTTGGAAACCGTGCGGCTGAGGACGAGAGCTAGCGGCCGTTTTTTGCGAATATTTTACAAACTGCTGGTCGAAATGATTCAAATCATAtgccgttggaaagatatcgatgaggcgaactttttcatgtagaacactctctctaattcctTATGGTTTAATAGCAATTTTAAAATATCAAAACATGAACACTGTTTTTCACGACACCCTAATCTTCGTCTGTACAGACAAAAGAATGCACTGCTTCAGATCAAAAACCGCACTGCATCACACAGTCGAGCAAACTTCATGGTTTCTTTTTGTCGGATGTGAACTTTCCCAGGCGAGTTTTTGTGAGTTTTTGTTGTCTTTTTTCAACATTTTTTATTACGGAGAGTGGACCGCAGAGACGAGGAAGAGTGAACCGCGAGATATATTGAAGTGAACCAGATTACTATCTTTTTGTTTCGCTAAGTTTTCACACTTCCATGTTGTGTGCGTCGCCCAACTTTTCCATGAAAAAAATGTACTACACGCATGTGCGGGGTGAGAGGCAGACGACATGCATGTCCAGTGGGACTGCAAGCAGATGCGCTCTGCAGTGCACGAGAGCATCGACTAAACTACACGGTGATCCATCGAGGTGAGTGGAATTGAAGCAAACTATAAAATTTGTCATAATCCCGATGAAGCTCGCCTCATAGTACATAAGTGCACTGCATGGCGAGTCGATGACGGCCACACGCATTTGCTGTGTGGACTGCTCCAGGGAGACGGACGTGCGTTCAGAGAGGAGGAATGGGGGAGTGCACGGTTTCGCCAATGATGGGGGATGAAGTGAGCTGCAGTTCAACAAAAAAATTACCATGCGTGAAGAAGTGAGCTGCAGTTGTTCATGCGCACTAACGAACTAGCAAGCAAACTACACAAAAGAAGGCATTTTTGGGTAAGCAGGATGTGGCGCTGGAAACAGCACGCAAGAACGCCGAAGTCTGCAAGTGCACGAGCATTGAACATTGAAGCGCTACACGCATGCCTCCGAGCTGCACGTCCATGGTCGCCGAGCTGCACCACGGAGGCCGACGCCGGAGGAAGAAGGCAGCATGGCTATGAGCCGGCCATCCAGCACACTGGCTGAGGAGGATGCCAAAGGAAGGGCCGGTCCAGGGGATGGAGGAGGCTCGTGGCGGCTGATGGCAGGGCGTTGTAGGGGGGCCACGCTGCCTGGATCAGGCAGTGGGGGGTCACGGGAGGGCCGCCGCGGCCTGGAGACGGCGGCAGGGCGGCACGAGACTCCGGGTGCAGCCGCACTGCAGCACCGCTTCGACTGAACCGCGTTGGGAGCCCGACTATACCGCACACTCCGGCGCCCCCATCGGATCCTGTAGAACTCCAGGTTGAAGAACCTACAGGATGGTCGGATCCGAGGCCGGTGCGGCCAGATCTCAGGCTGGCGTGGTGGTCGACCCGGGCTGCGAGGGCTGGATGTGGCAGCGGGAGGCCGCCGCGGCCTGGCTTCGTCGGGCGGGCAATGACGAGGTGAGGAAGGCCGCCGGCCGGGCAGGGCGCAGGTGAGAGGTGGTGCGGTGGTTGGGGAAGGGGGTGGTGGCATGGTGGGATGGTGGGGGAGTCAGAGAGTCGCAGGAGGGAGGTGGTGGGTGGGTTAGCACGCGGAGATGGGGAGTGGGGGTGCCCGGGTGGGTTTCTGCCGGGGTTGAactgtttttatttttttcgtgGGTGAGGCGCTGCGGGTAGGGTGTTAGAAGAATAAGCTTTTTGTTAGCAGAATAAGGTCTTAAGGATGTTattagaatatatatatatatatatatatatatatatatatagtgttgctattcatcacccagggttcAGAAATAAGCTATTCTACAGCCGTAGTAATCTTACGATCGCTTCCTAAATAAACTACGTTTAGAATATAAATAGTTACATGTATATTGATTCAATATGTAAAATTTGGTATAAAAAACAAAGATATAGGTTATAATACAAAAAAAAAATCACATTTTAAGTATGTTTTACACTATATTTTTACATTCGTAATTTTACGTAACATAATATATTTTTTACATTGAGTATATATTTTCTTACTCTCTCTTTTTATGtatgaaataagacaaaatttacAAACGTAAAAATAAGATGCATTGATgtcaaaattatatatatataagaaaatatataatcgccgtaaaaaatattttatgttatgtaaaattacaaacgtaaaaataTAGTCTAAAATAtgcataaactgcaaattttcttgtcttatgacctatatttttattttcttatgtcaaattttacgtagtaaATCAATAGGAATATAACTATTTGAATTCggaacgtaatttaattatgaaatgatcgtaagattatctcgggtgaagaataacttattctgcatcctgggtgatgaatagtaatactatagggtcgcgctattcgtcatcctgggtgaggaatagttattcttcaccccctctattttaccatcaatgcaccataattttacgttccgtaagttttgtcttatttccgacgcaaaaaaggaccgtaagaaaatatataattgctgtaaaaaatattttatattatgtaaaattacaaacgtaaaaacataatctaaaatacacataaactgcaaattttcttgtcttatgacctatatttttattttcttatgtcaaattttacgtagtgaatcaataggaatataactatttgaattcgaaacgtaatttaattatgaaatgatcgtaagattatctcggatgaagaataacttattctgcatcCTGGGTAATGAATAGTAATACTTATTTTGACAAAAGCACTATTCGTCACCCAGAGTGAAGAATTCTTATTCTTCACCCCAGTCCATCTCCCACGTACACATCTTCAAAATGTAAGAAAACAAAAGCACTTGAGATAAGATTACAGCCATCTCCCACGTACATACCTTCAAAACGTAAGAAAACAAAGGCACTTGAGGTAAGATTACAGCCTGAAGTAGGAAACTGTCTCCGTTCTACAAAACAAAAGGGACAGACGTAATATTACATTTTGCATGCTAATAAGTTACATCAGGCATTTGAGAAATCCATACGGCACAACAAAGTAATAACACTATAAAAAACAAAATGATGTTGCTGTAATTTTAGGATGAGTAGGAGGCGTGCCTGACTTCTTTTGTAGGATGTGACTGTGTTCCTATAAATTGTTCTTCAGTGTAGTtcttgtttgcaatttttttcTCCAATGTTTTGCATGACAGTTGTCAAATGGATCGTCTTTTTTTTAGGGCGAGGTACTATATTATCTTGTTGACTTAGACCAGAAACACAAAAAGATTGCGGAGCGTTGTTAACTTTACTTTGAGATGTGCAGATCAAACGAAATTTTTCTTATAGTACGAAATAACCTTGAAAATGCAATATCCAGAATCCTAGAACTGCATTCCAAAAGTTTGATTTGTCTCAGGTATTTCCACAGTAATCAGCTAGAAACTTTTTTTTGTAATACAGGGACAAGTCCATAAAAAATTTTGGAGGCGAAAGCTTTGCTTTGCCTCAATCTAAACCATCCCATAAGAGGTATCTCTGCCTACCACATTATATTTCTTCTTGGGAGGTACATCAACactatagtgatgataacaatccAAAAGCCCATAAACGATGCTCAACACTGATTGAGATGACAACATTAATATCTAAAGAACCAAACATAAAAGGGACAGATGTATCATCACGAACACAGTAAAATCACGAGCCCATGGAATGGATGGTAGCCCGATGGCCCTAAAATAATGCTATATAACAAATGGAAGAACGATCAACATGGACCTAGGAATAACAAAACCGTCTAATAAATAGATTCAGTGTACAAAACTAACTAATGGTTCTAGGAAATGTCTCATGTAATTAAAACTATCCCTATGAGTATAGAAAAAAATCATTTGGAGATAATTGAATGCCATTTGGCGACCAGCAGCAGGAAAATTTCTAAAAGCACTATTTCAAAACAGATCTACTACACTGGCATGCCCAACTGCACTGCCCTCACACATATTTGAACTTGGTCTTCAAGCAACTTAACTTGAGGGTGCCCAAAGACTTCCATCAATTTCATATGTTCAACAATCTCTCAAGTAACTGAACAATTCTTATACATGGCCTGGAAGCAACATATAGTATCCTAAGAATAGTACCGAAGTCTTTAGCTTCACCTCTCTTCTCAACAATCATAAATTTTGCTACTAATTATTGGTAAAAAGGTCTAAATTTTGAACCAAACAATACCTGTACCCACCATACACTAAAATACGAAGCCGTGTTCCAGAAAACTCATTCCTCTCTACCCTCATACAGTTGTCGTCATCCACTTGAATAGACCTGAAAAAATAGAATATTTTTAGTTCTGAGGAGCATACCAACAAATAGGTAGAGACCACCGACAAACAAGAACACATCATACTTGAAGATAGACTGAGGCTTTACTATCTTAAACTGAAAAAAACACAAGGGAAGTTTGGATGTACCAGATTTATGAGAATCACATGAACACACTAGCTACAGGTATGAATCGAAAGTAAACAGAGAAACAAGACAGAGAGGCCAAGTTCTGTAACTACAATTGCAATGCAACCTAAATCATGTCTTGTACCAAACTGTGTGAGATAAAATTGGATAATATGAAACAAAAGAGATAAAGATTACAAGTTATCCATGCACAATCTCATGAATGAATTACGTAGCATCAAAACTTAAATACCTTTAAAAGCAGGCTAGCACATGATGTGAACATGCTGACGGAGTACCTAACATTAATTCATGGAAATAGTGAATTGGAGCACAACCAGGATGACAACAAAAAGTATTGCTACAGCAGAAAAATTGATCGACTAAAATAAATGCACGTCTCTATTCAAGTGGTACAGTAAATACAGGGTAGAAGATATTAACCATATTTGAATGGATGGCTCTGCAAGATAGGAAAATAGGTCACGAAATCAAAGTCTTATAGTATATAGGAATTTCAAACAAAAATAATGGTGCTGATCTTCTTTACGTATCCATGGCTACGGAAAAAATTGAAttgatggagcatagctagaatCGCATTTACTCATCAAAAATAGCACATTCCCATCTGGTGTCTGCTACAAAAAACAAACAAGCAATAACCTAAAGGAAAAATCGCATTTCCCTGTTATACATGATTACTCTTGCATTGAGAGCAGGTTAAACCAAAATATTAGTGAAGATTGACGGGCTGGATGAGAATCAGTGTCCACCTCTTGGCAATAGAAATAAATCAAACTTAGCTTCCGTGAATATTGACAGGCTGGGAGAAGGTCAGTGTCCGCCAATATAAGGTGTCCAACCAACCACATATAAAAATCTAGCAGTTCAGAGTTAGCCCACATTCGCCAGCCGATGTAAGAAATTTGAGAGTTACGAGATGTGGGGCCAACATAAAATAGGAGCATGTACAAATAATACATTTCCAAACTTGCATCCGATATAGACTGCATTGCTTCTTTACATAGACATAAAATAGGAGCACGCCCAACTATATCGTTCTGTTCATTTCACCATGTATCAACATATCAAAACTAGAAATAAATAGGTGCTTAGCCATCCAGCGTTAGCCTAAGCTCAGTGTGAAAATATGAGAACCAACCCTGAGAAAGTTTACTGTACTGCAGGTGTATGCAGTGCTTTCAAAGAGGTGACAAAGAGCAACAAATGTACCATGAACTGGAAAAATAAAAGCTGATCCTGCATCTTGCACTTTTCGCTAGTTGATACCATGTCTCACTATTATTCAGGTCTGCGCCTACAATGTCTCACTATTGTTCAATTCTACGCCTAGAGAAATTCAGAAGCCTTCGACATATAGACAGCCACAGGTCAAGTGAAAATCCGTACTTTTACCAGGACGATTCAAGTTTAGGAAAAGGCACATTTGTTTTCTTTAGTAAGATTAGCTAATCGATAGGTGTAAATATCGATATGTTCAGAATATGATTGCCCCAGATGGCAGTGGCTCAATTAACTCAAAAACTAACTAGACATTACACTCCTATCAACAAGCCGGCGACATTGTGCATTAAGATTACAGTTACTTGGGCACGAATGTTTTGTGCTTCTTTTGGGGGCCTGATTTTTCGCTGCGAGGCTTGCTTTTCACATTTACTTGTACTTTACCCTTTCCGAGTTCTTTATGTGGCTTCTGCAATAGAGCATATTTACAATGATGGGATGACCATTGTCATACAGTAGCAGCATCCCAACTCCATTCTAAGTAAATGGCTGAACATGGTATTTCTCAATACTATATGACAGTCTAGTTATTTCAAAACGGTGGAGCTCCAATGAAGAAAAAAAGAACAGTTTATCTATAACAGAGTAGAAACAGGGCCGTCGCCTTTGGCTGGATCTAAGAAGATACTGTACTATTGTTCCTTCTCCGCAGCCTTCTTCTCCTCCTACAGCATGACATCCACCTCCTCCTTGAATTGATCCCACCTCCGAGCGCCAGTCTCCACCATCAACCTACAACAGTACATCAGCTCTTCATTATGCAAGATCCTCTCTtctgtttctttttctttctttctcttcttctgCCTCGCTCCCAAAAACCAagaaccctaaccctagaaaTTAAGAAATTtgtggaggaggaggaagaggagggagatCTTACCGGCGAGAAGAAAGCCAACGATGGAGGGCGACGCCAGAGAAGGCCCATTATCGCCGCCCAGCTCGCGTCGGATCATTGCACTGCCTATGTCGCCTCGGTTCGCTACCGATCAGAGGCGCAAAGTGGACTACTTCACGCGCGAGAGATGGGAGTAGGCCTCGCCTCCGGTTGGTCCCTTCGGTGCCGCCGCTGTCGTCGCCTCCGCCATTGCCAGAGAGGAGAGGGTCGGGATAGAGGAACACCTGCCCGAGCCCGTGAAAACTGCTCGCACCTGTTCATGTACGGGGTGAGTGGGCTAGCTCCTAGCGACCAGCCAAAGCCCAACCGTTTCCATCGACATAATTTTAAAGTGGGCAAACATAATTTTACAGCCGGACCATCTCTCGGTCGATCGACTCGGGTGAGGAATTActtattcctcacccagggttaTTAATAGACTTTATATATAGCTATTCGTCACCTTGGgcgaggaatagttattcttcaccccctctctaTTTTGACATCAATGCACTGATTTTTTAGTTTcgtaaattttgtcttatttcataCATAAAAAGAGAACGTAAGAAAATGTGTACttgccgtaaaaaatattttatgttacaTAAAATTACGAATGTAAAAATATAGTGTAAAACATACATAAAATGTAATTTTTCTAGTCTTATAACCTATTTTTTTGCTTTTTTATACCAAATTTTACATATTGAATCAATATGCATGTAATTATTTATATTCTAAACGTAATTTATTTAGGAAGTGATAGTAAGATTACCTCTGATAAAGAATAATTTATTGTGCACCTTGAATGATGAATAATAACATTATATATAGGCTCGGTCTATTATGATAACACCCCCTTAAGAGTCAAGTCTTATTCTGCTAACACCTACCTACTATCCTCCGAACCGTACTGCAGCAAAAATCCCCACCCCA contains:
- the LOC125536845 gene encoding ATP synthase subunit delta', mitochondrial, whose product is MLRHAARRLASRAAAAGSGSMSRRALATAQAPAEAGEDPAFLEAWKKVTTIIEPPQTPMSAMKPRPPTPASIPSKLTVNFVLPYKSEITDKEVDMVMVPATTGLMGILPGHVSTIAELKPGVMSVHEGNDVTKYFVSSGFAFIHANSIADVVAVEAVPLDQIDQSLVQKGLAEFTAKLGSASTDLEKAEAQIGVDVHSALSAALTG